From one Bradyrhizobium sp. Ash2021 genomic stretch:
- a CDS encoding N-formylglutamate amidohydrolase: MTEFDGELSPPFEIVEPADWRAPIIFNSPHSGSVYPSEFLDASRIDLPSLRRSEDSFMDELIADLSDRGFPTVRVNFPRSYVDVNREPYELDPRMFTGRLPSFANTRSMRVAGGLGTIPRVVGDGQEIYRERLSVDEALGRIEGLYKPYHRALRRLINKAHQAFGTVIVVDCHSMPSVGVSRDEPRRPDIVIGDRYGTSCAGLLPDIVEEIMSGLGYSIGRNKPYAGGFITEHYGNPASGLHTVQLELNRAIYMDERRRERGPRFAQVVADFATLADALAQVPLGDLGPFQAAAE, translated from the coding sequence ATGACCGAGTTTGATGGCGAATTGTCGCCTCCGTTCGAGATCGTGGAGCCGGCCGACTGGCGGGCGCCGATCATCTTCAATTCCCCCCATTCCGGTTCGGTCTATCCGAGCGAATTCCTCGACGCGTCGCGGATCGATCTGCCGTCGCTGCGCCGCTCCGAGGATTCGTTCATGGACGAATTGATCGCCGATTTGAGCGATCGCGGATTCCCGACTGTCCGGGTCAATTTCCCCCGCTCCTATGTCGACGTGAACCGCGAGCCCTATGAGCTCGATCCGCGCATGTTCACCGGGAGACTGCCGAGCTTTGCCAATACGCGCTCGATGCGGGTCGCCGGCGGGCTCGGCACCATCCCGCGCGTGGTCGGCGACGGCCAGGAGATCTATCGCGAGCGGCTCAGCGTCGATGAGGCGCTGGGACGGATCGAGGGGCTCTACAAGCCGTATCACCGCGCGCTGCGGCGGCTGATCAACAAGGCGCACCAGGCCTTCGGCACCGTGATCGTGGTGGATTGCCATTCGATGCCGTCGGTCGGCGTGTCGCGGGATGAGCCGCGGCGGCCCGATATCGTGATCGGCGACCGCTACGGCACCAGTTGCGCGGGCCTGCTTCCCGATATCGTCGAGGAAATCATGAGCGGGCTCGGTTATTCGATCGGACGCAACAAGCCCTATGCCGGCGGCTTCATCACCGAGCACTACGGTAACCCCGCAAGTGGATTGCATACCGTGCAACTCGAACTCAACCGCGCGATCTATATGGACGAGCGGCGGCGCGAACGCGGGCCGCGGTTCGCGCAAGTCGTCGCCGATTTCGCCACGCTGGCCGATGCGCTGGCGCAGGTCCCGCTCGGCGATCTCGGCCCGTTCCAGGCCGCGGCGGAGTAG
- the cpdR gene encoding cell cycle two-component system response regulator CpdR, with amino-acid sequence MHKILLAEDDNDMRRFLVKALENAGFQVSPHDNGMSAYQRLREEPFEMLLTDIVMPEMDGIELARRASELDPDIKIMFITGFAAVALNSDSEAPKNAKVLSKPVHLRELVNEVNKMLAA; translated from the coding sequence ATGCACAAAATCCTCCTCGCCGAAGACGACAACGACATGCGCCGCTTCCTGGTCAAGGCGCTGGAAAACGCCGGATTTCAGGTCTCGCCCCACGACAATGGCATGTCGGCCTATCAGCGGCTGCGCGAGGAACCGTTCGAGATGCTGCTCACCGATATCGTGATGCCCGAGATGGACGGCATCGAGCTGGCGCGCCGCGCCTCGGAACTCGATCCCGACATCAAGATCATGTTCATCACCGGATTTGCCGCAGTGGCGCTCAATTCCGATTCGGAGGCGCCGAAAAATGCCAAGGTGCTGTCAAAGCCGGTCCACCTGCGCGAATTGGTCAACGAAGTGAACAAGATGCTGGCGGCCTGA
- a CDS encoding serine protease: MQNADKVIADGRLATFAILGRPTLDSFALIGTGFYLQGMGGFATAAHVALEAERHLAEMPDSVGIARTLPNGRTHFLPIWKFFVHPTADVAFGIPRYEFVDDASGNVIRPKVHSLSSQPPPIGTPISTWAYPLHAVVDADEGRVFRLQPDFYDGLLEERFEDRGPSVKLTPPYFRTSINLHGGSSGGPVFDADGKVFGIASCGYDGATDIAFVTPAGSLLDLEIAAYLRLLRGRTNDNPAASRRARSDRDGCALGLLFEGERRRCLKRTSRS; this comes from the coding sequence ATGCAAAACGCCGACAAGGTGATTGCGGACGGGCGTCTCGCGACCTTCGCCATCCTGGGAAGACCCACGCTCGACAGCTTCGCTCTCATCGGCACCGGCTTCTACCTTCAAGGCATGGGAGGGTTCGCCACGGCGGCCCATGTAGCGCTCGAAGCGGAGCGGCATCTCGCCGAGATGCCGGACTCGGTCGGTATCGCGCGCACCCTGCCGAACGGCCGGACCCACTTTCTTCCGATCTGGAAATTCTTCGTCCACCCGACCGCCGACGTCGCATTCGGCATTCCTCGTTACGAATTCGTCGACGACGCGTCCGGGAACGTCATTCGGCCTAAGGTCCATTCGTTGAGCTCGCAGCCGCCCCCGATCGGCACGCCCATCAGTACCTGGGCCTATCCTCTTCACGCGGTCGTCGACGCGGATGAAGGCAGGGTGTTCAGGCTGCAGCCCGATTTCTACGACGGCCTTTTGGAAGAGCGGTTCGAGGATCGCGGGCCATCGGTCAAACTGACACCGCCTTATTTCCGTACCAGCATCAATCTCCATGGCGGGTCGAGCGGCGGACCCGTGTTCGATGCCGACGGGAAGGTCTTCGGGATAGCCTCGTGCGGCTACGACGGAGCGACCGACATCGCGTTCGTGACGCCCGCGGGTTCGCTTCTGGATCTGGAGATAGCAGCATATCTCAGACTCCTTCGCGGGCGGACCAACGATAACCCTGCGGCTTCTCGCCGAGCGCGGTCTGATCGCGACGGATGCGCTCTCGGCTTGCTCTTCGAAGGAGAGCGAAGGCGATGTCTGAAGAGGACGTCGAGATCTTAA
- a CDS encoding AAA family ATPase: MKKSQGTEQHRIGFSKKLSGWRAAYLDDESGVPDSEEEGDDDQDSKVSPRPAAISAVVGAAFDASVSKDLRRRLKHNQALAVVVVVPTLAWVVPAAAYAKSVFGTRWCMHTREGSDRKRNSSVGSDEVARDLSRGRCVMGIAVDASLLPAALKTAADVTIRIAAPDGAVLRRAITRFARRSPGELPKGLAAGLDLFEIVAAFRPATGPRDIVRRLEAATGAGRGNSARVPDLGNAVEYGAARLWGLDLARDIATFREGGISWRDVDRGVCLHSAAGMGKTLFARVLAKACGVPLVATSVGEWFADGPGYLDSVIKQMRGAFARAAALASPCCILFLDEIDALPDRETLSARGRDWWMPVITDALLLLDSAIDGRAGIVVVGATNAIERVDRSLLRPGRLEKIVEVPRPDAAGAANILRFHLDQDLRGEDLRGIGALLDGSTGAEIMHTVRSARRAARNAGRTLAMEDLRRAVLPADAIPSARLFRMAIHESAHAVAALAIGAGTVRHVVLRTNGESAGRTVIDFGDDALETRGGIEDRVVIGLAARAAERIFTGAVSIGSGGAPNSDIGNATTMVASIHASYGMGEDLVYRGAGDDLLRELALDSDLRERVARHLRELEQRAERLVEANRDAVRAVAERLAAERFLTGAEVADIVRGLLVAETGIL; encoded by the coding sequence GTGAAGAAGTCCCAAGGAACCGAACAGCATCGGATCGGCTTCTCGAAAAAGCTTTCGGGATGGCGCGCTGCTTATCTGGACGACGAGAGCGGCGTTCCGGATTCCGAGGAGGAAGGCGACGACGATCAGGATTCCAAGGTATCACCGCGGCCGGCGGCGATATCCGCCGTTGTCGGCGCCGCGTTCGACGCTTCAGTGTCCAAGGACCTGCGCCGGCGCCTGAAGCACAATCAGGCTCTCGCCGTCGTCGTGGTCGTTCCCACACTGGCTTGGGTCGTTCCCGCGGCGGCGTACGCGAAGTCCGTCTTCGGCACGCGCTGGTGCATGCACACGCGCGAGGGGTCGGACCGCAAGCGCAACTCTTCCGTCGGCTCGGACGAAGTCGCGCGCGATCTGAGCCGCGGCCGGTGCGTGATGGGCATCGCCGTCGACGCGAGCCTGCTTCCGGCGGCGCTGAAGACCGCCGCCGACGTCACGATCCGCATCGCCGCGCCCGACGGCGCCGTGCTGCGACGCGCGATCACCCGCTTCGCGCGCCGCTCGCCGGGCGAGCTTCCCAAAGGACTGGCCGCCGGTCTCGACCTGTTCGAGATCGTCGCCGCGTTCCGGCCGGCCACCGGCCCGCGCGACATCGTCCGCCGGCTCGAAGCCGCGACCGGCGCCGGCCGCGGAAACTCCGCTCGCGTGCCGGACCTCGGGAACGCGGTCGAATATGGCGCGGCGCGTCTCTGGGGCCTGGATCTGGCGCGCGACATCGCGACCTTCCGCGAAGGCGGAATCTCGTGGCGGGATGTCGATCGCGGCGTCTGCCTTCATTCGGCGGCCGGCATGGGCAAGACGTTGTTCGCGCGGGTGCTTGCGAAGGCGTGCGGGGTCCCGCTCGTTGCGACCAGCGTCGGCGAGTGGTTCGCCGACGGCCCCGGATATCTGGATTCGGTCATCAAGCAGATGCGGGGCGCGTTCGCCCGCGCCGCCGCGCTGGCATCGCCCTGCTGCATCCTCTTTCTCGACGAGATCGACGCGCTGCCGGACCGCGAGACGTTGTCCGCGAGAGGTCGCGACTGGTGGATGCCCGTGATCACCGACGCACTCCTGCTCCTCGATTCGGCGATCGACGGCCGGGCCGGGATCGTGGTCGTTGGCGCCACCAACGCCATCGAGCGGGTCGACCGCTCGCTGCTGCGGCCTGGCCGCCTCGAGAAGATCGTCGAAGTTCCTCGACCGGATGCGGCGGGCGCGGCCAACATTTTGCGCTTCCACCTCGACCAGGATCTCCGCGGCGAAGATCTCCGCGGGATCGGCGCGCTGCTCGACGGATCCACCGGCGCGGAGATCATGCATACGGTCCGCTCCGCGCGTCGGGCCGCGAGAAACGCCGGGCGAACGCTCGCGATGGAGGACCTGCGGCGCGCGGTGCTTCCGGCCGACGCGATTCCGTCCGCGCGTCTATTCCGGATGGCCATCCACGAGTCCGCGCACGCCGTCGCGGCGCTCGCGATCGGCGCCGGCACCGTCCGGCACGTCGTGCTTCGGACCAACGGCGAATCGGCCGGACGCACCGTCATCGATTTCGGCGACGACGCGCTCGAGACGCGCGGCGGAATCGAGGACCGCGTCGTGATCGGGCTCGCCGCGCGCGCCGCCGAGCGGATCTTCACCGGCGCGGTGTCGATCGGGAGCGGCGGAGCTCCGAATTCCGACATCGGCAACGCCACGACGATGGTCGCATCGATCCACGCCTCCTACGGCATGGGCGAGGATCTCGTCTATCGCGGCGCCGGCGACGATCTGCTGCGCGAACTGGCGCTCGATTCCGACCTGCGCGAGCGCGTCGCGCGGCACCTGCGCGAGCTCGAGCAACGCGCGGAACGGCTCGTCGAGGCCAACCGCGACGCGGTCCGCGCGGTGGCTGAGCGGCTGGCCGCGGAGCGCTTTCTGACCGGCGCGGAGGTGGCGGACATCGTGCGCGGCCTGCTCGTCGCCGAAACGGGAATCCTTTGA